A part of Halobaculum sp. MBLA0143 genomic DNA contains:
- a CDS encoding ArsR/SmtB family transcription factor, which translates to MDTVLWQTLAGTRGGPNRARILATLDERPRNANKLAEEMDLAYNTVRYHLDVLEENGVVTSGDTDYGAVYLPSDRTRANWDTVERILSQVDD; encoded by the coding sequence ATGGACACGGTCCTCTGGCAGACGCTGGCCGGGACACGCGGAGGACCGAACCGCGCCCGGATCCTGGCGACCCTCGACGAACGGCCGCGCAACGCCAACAAACTCGCCGAGGAGATGGATCTGGCGTACAACACCGTGCGGTACCACCTCGACGTACTCGAGGAGAACGGTGTCGTCACCAGCGGCGACACGGACTACGGCGCGGTGTACCTGCCCAGCGACCGCACCCGAGCCAACTGGGACACCGTCGAACGAATCCTCTCACAGGTGGACGACTGA
- a CDS encoding CDP-alcohol phosphatidyltransferase family protein: MTLDRLRPVAERGLTPFVTAADRLGLSPDGVSVVAFGCAVAAGGAFAVATPVAYVAGSLLVLGNGWLDLVDGALAREQGVDSSGGDLLDHVLDRYADLAVLVGLTAGVDQWVLGLAAVTGVLMTSYLGTQIQAVGIGREYGGLLGRADRLALAGVVGVVAALVPVTLSVPVVGSVGVVGALLGLFAVVGHLTALQRFWGAWSDLARRE; the protein is encoded by the coding sequence ATGACGCTGGACCGGCTCCGCCCCGTGGCCGAGCGCGGGCTGACGCCGTTCGTCACCGCCGCCGACCGACTGGGGCTGTCGCCGGACGGCGTCAGCGTCGTCGCGTTCGGCTGTGCGGTCGCGGCCGGCGGCGCGTTCGCGGTCGCCACCCCGGTCGCGTACGTCGCCGGCAGCCTGCTCGTGCTCGGCAACGGCTGGCTCGACTTGGTCGACGGCGCACTCGCCCGCGAACAGGGTGTCGACTCCTCCGGCGGCGACCTGTTGGACCACGTGCTCGACCGCTACGCCGACCTCGCGGTGTTGGTCGGTCTCACCGCCGGCGTCGACCAGTGGGTGTTGGGGCTCGCCGCGGTGACGGGCGTGTTGATGACCTCGTACCTGGGCACTCAGATCCAGGCGGTCGGGATCGGTCGGGAGTACGGCGGCCTGCTGGGACGGGCCGACCGACTCGCACTCGCCGGGGTCGTCGGCGTCGTCGCCGCCCTCGTTCCGGTGACGTTGTCGGTCCCGGTGGTCGGCAGTGTCGGTGTCGTCGGAGCGTTGCTCGGGCTGTTCGCCGTCGTCGGCCACCTCACCGCACTCCAACGGTTCTGGGGCGCGTGGTCGGATCTGGCCCGACGGGAGTAG
- a CDS encoding adenylate kinase family protein: MRVAVTGTPGTGKTTATDHLDETVVHLNDAVREQTDGVGGDATEQTGDATDGSGGELVADRDDERDSLIVDLDAAATFVDERVAATDGPVVVESHLAHRLAADRVVVLRCRPDVLEDRLVERGESPESAAENRESEALDVVTGEAVERHGRDAVYEIETTQATPVETAAAIEAVVAGDREPAVGTVDYIEYV, translated from the coding sequence GTGAGGGTGGCCGTCACCGGCACCCCCGGCACCGGGAAGACGACCGCGACCGACCACCTCGACGAGACGGTCGTCCACCTGAACGACGCCGTCCGCGAGCAGACGGACGGAGTCGGCGGTGACGCGACCGAGCAGACCGGCGACGCGACGGACGGGAGCGGCGGCGAACTGGTCGCCGACCGGGACGACGAGCGCGACAGCCTGATCGTGGACTTGGACGCCGCCGCCACGTTCGTCGACGAACGGGTCGCGGCCACAGACGGGCCGGTCGTCGTCGAGTCACACCTCGCACACCGGTTGGCAGCCGACCGGGTCGTCGTGTTGCGCTGCCGTCCGGACGTGCTCGAAGACCGACTCGTGGAGCGCGGTGAGTCGCCCGAGAGCGCGGCGGAGAACCGCGAGAGCGAGGCGTTGGACGTGGTGACGGGCGAGGCGGTCGAACGACACGGACGGGACGCCGTCTACGAGATCGAGACGACGCAGGCTACCCCCGTCGAGACGGCCGCCGCGATCGAGGCGGTCGTCGCCGGCGACCGAGAGCCGGCGGTCGGCACCGTCGACTACATCGAGTACGTATGA
- the hisC gene encoding histidinol-phosphate transaminase yields the protein MQPRDLSAHAPYVPGKGIEEVARDLGVEPADLVKLSSNENPHGPSPAAVEAAQSAAEGVHHYPKASHTDLTAAVAETWDVTPEQVWVSPGADGSLDYVSRAVLEPGQEVLVPEPGFAYYSMSTRYHHGEVTTYDLHEADGFQQDAATVLSAYDGQRVVYVTSPHNPTGTEFPREELRELLGTVDDDTLVVVDEAYGEYTERASAAELLDEHDNLAVTRTFSKAYGLAGLRIGYALVPESWGEVYAQINTPFAANEVGLRAALAALDDDDHVEQSVETAAWAREYMAERLGVPTVDGAGNFLLAKVGDVETEGTDVDSETPGAAVAAAAKRRGVIVRDTGSFGLPDHVRISCGTREETRTAVETLNDVFAELDAAAFDPDAAGPPDAAADGGDRSEETPGADEATAGTDETAPSEDEATPAEGDAS from the coding sequence ATGCAACCACGAGACCTCTCGGCGCACGCGCCGTACGTGCCGGGGAAGGGAATCGAGGAGGTGGCCCGCGACCTGGGCGTCGAACCCGCAGACCTCGTGAAGCTCTCCTCGAACGAGAACCCACACGGTCCGTCGCCGGCGGCCGTCGAGGCCGCGCAGTCGGCCGCCGAGGGGGTCCACCACTACCCGAAGGCGAGCCACACGGATCTGACCGCCGCGGTCGCGGAGACGTGGGACGTGACCCCCGAGCAGGTGTGGGTGTCGCCGGGCGCGGACGGCTCGCTCGACTACGTCTCGCGGGCGGTGTTGGAGCCGGGCCAGGAGGTGCTCGTCCCCGAGCCGGGGTTCGCCTACTACTCGATGAGCACGCGCTACCACCACGGCGAGGTGACGACCTACGACCTCCACGAGGCCGACGGGTTCCAACAGGACGCCGCGACCGTGCTCTCGGCGTACGACGGCCAACGGGTCGTCTACGTCACCTCCCCGCACAACCCGACCGGGACGGAGTTCCCGCGCGAGGAGCTGCGGGAGCTACTCGGGACGGTCGACGACGACACGCTCGTCGTCGTCGACGAAGCGTACGGGGAGTACACCGAGCGCGCTTCGGCGGCAGAGTTGCTCGACGAGCACGACAACCTCGCGGTGACACGCACGTTCTCGAAGGCGTACGGGCTCGCGGGGCTGCGGATCGGGTACGCGCTCGTCCCGGAGTCGTGGGGCGAGGTGTACGCGCAGATCAACACGCCGTTCGCGGCCAACGAGGTCGGACTCCGGGCGGCGCTGGCGGCGTTGGACGACGACGACCACGTCGAACAGAGCGTCGAGACGGCCGCCTGGGCCCGCGAGTACATGGCCGAGCGGCTGGGTGTGCCGACCGTCGACGGCGCGGGCAACTTTCTGCTCGCGAAGGTCGGCGACGTCGAGACCGAGGGCACGGACGTGGACAGCGAGACGCCGGGCGCGGCGGTCGCGGCGGCCGCCAAGCGCCGTGGCGTGATCGTCCGCGACACCGGCTCGTTCGGGCTCCCGGACCACGTCCGGATCTCCTGCGGGACGCGAGAGGAGACCCGCACCGCGGTCGAGACACTGAACGACGTGTTCGCAGAGTTGGACGCCGCGGCGTTCGACCCCGACGCGGCCGGCCCGCCGGACGCGGCCGCCGACGGCGGCGACCGATCCGAGGAGACGCCGGGAGCAGACGAGGCGACAGCCGGAACAGACGAGACGGCACCGAGTGAGGACGAGGCGACTCCAGCGGAGGGTGACGCCTCGTGA
- a CDS encoding transcriptional regulator has translation MTPERVTTAVSKLLTISTTEGVVTSTVASRSGDRMNDDTLLVTVESLTNVERRARDATTTALADTDTTAGGSLRRLSFPDPASLFAVFSPEAVTLLRLVADEEPASVADAARLADEDRETVAETLERLATHEVVAFDGDRPVVSYETVRIELGVGTVEDTERVVEA, from the coding sequence ATGACTCCCGAACGGGTGACGACCGCGGTGTCGAAGCTGTTGACTATCTCGACGACGGAGGGTGTGGTGACTAGCACGGTAGCCAGTCGGTCGGGTGATCGAATGAACGACGACACACTCCTCGTGACGGTCGAATCGCTCACAAACGTAGAACGGCGAGCACGCGACGCGACGACGACGGCGCTCGCGGACACCGACACCACTGCGGGCGGCAGCCTGCGTCGGCTCTCGTTTCCCGACCCGGCGTCGTTGTTCGCGGTGTTCTCGCCCGAGGCGGTGACACTACTTCGACTCGTCGCCGACGAGGAGCCCGCGAGTGTGGCAGACGCGGCGCGGCTCGCGGACGAAGACCGGGAGACGGTCGCGGAGACGTTGGAACGGCTCGCGACCCACGAGGTGGTCGCGTTCGACGGGGACCGGCCGGTGGTGTCGTACGAGACGGTGCGAATCGAGTTGGGTGTGGGGACGGTCGAGGATACGGAGCGAGTCGTCGAGGCGTGA